A window of the Halobacterium hubeiense genome harbors these coding sequences:
- a CDS encoding DUF92 domain-containing protein: MNWSLRRAAAFALVASLSLLAPLLGRAAAAPFVLVAAAAAVVPEGRLFEVFSTPRDRREGRLLALVGFSLAAAGVGLLVPLFEVPVGVFVASVLVVGYGDLGRRLVLAARENRALSMVGFVVLGALAALAGQGVVASVGGQPVVAPTHVFLAASGALAAGILRSVFVGRDDPVVLVTVTLLLWLFAVLAPFADVPAATAWERVAVALVVTSGFGYVSYALDATSVAGMLTGVLLGLLAVVLGDYGWFVVLIAFFAIGSLTTKFRYDQKLERGVAEDNEGARGTGNVLGNSAAALVALLLYAAHAHVPLSDLAYQFAYAGAVATALADTLSSEVGGLFDTPRLVTTFERVEPGTDGAVTWQGELAGLAGAGLIAAICVAVFGFGLAGAGVVVAAGFVGMTADSVAGAVIEGGVVGNQAVNFLATLSGGIAGGALALLVGLA; the protein is encoded by the coding sequence GTGAACTGGAGTCTCCGGCGCGCCGCGGCGTTCGCGCTCGTGGCGTCGCTCTCGCTGCTCGCGCCGCTGCTCGGCCGGGCAGCGGCCGCCCCGTTCGTGCTCGTCGCCGCGGCAGCCGCCGTCGTCCCCGAGGGCCGGCTGTTCGAGGTGTTCTCGACGCCGCGCGACCGCCGCGAGGGACGGCTGCTGGCGCTCGTCGGGTTCTCGCTGGCGGCCGCCGGCGTCGGCCTCCTCGTGCCGCTGTTCGAGGTGCCGGTGGGCGTGTTCGTCGCGAGCGTGCTCGTCGTCGGGTACGGCGACCTCGGGCGGCGGCTCGTGCTCGCCGCCCGCGAGAACCGCGCGCTCTCGATGGTCGGGTTCGTCGTGCTGGGCGCGCTCGCGGCGCTGGCCGGACAGGGCGTGGTCGCGTCGGTCGGCGGCCAGCCGGTCGTCGCGCCGACGCACGTGTTCCTCGCGGCGAGCGGCGCACTCGCAGCCGGCATCCTGCGGTCGGTGTTCGTCGGCCGGGACGACCCCGTGGTGCTCGTGACGGTGACGCTGCTGCTGTGGCTGTTCGCGGTGCTGGCGCCGTTCGCGGACGTGCCCGCGGCGACCGCGTGGGAGCGCGTCGCCGTCGCGCTCGTGGTCACCTCCGGGTTCGGCTACGTCTCCTACGCGCTGGACGCCACCTCGGTCGCGGGGATGCTGACGGGCGTGCTCCTCGGGCTGCTGGCGGTCGTGCTCGGCGACTACGGCTGGTTCGTGGTGCTCATCGCGTTCTTCGCCATCGGTAGCCTCACGACGAAGTTCCGCTACGACCAGAAGCTCGAACGCGGCGTCGCCGAGGACAACGAGGGCGCGCGCGGCACCGGGAACGTCCTCGGGAACTCCGCGGCGGCGCTGGTCGCGCTCCTGCTGTACGCCGCGCACGCCCACGTGCCGCTGTCGGACCTCGCGTACCAGTTCGCGTACGCGGGGGCGGTCGCGACGGCGCTCGCCGACACGCTCTCCAGCGAGGTCGGCGGGCTCTTCGACACGCCGCGGCTCGTCACCACGTTCGAGCGCGTCGAACCCGGGACGGACGGCGCGGTGACGTGGCAGGGCGAACTCGCGGGGCTTGCGGGCGCGGGCCTCATCGCCGCCATCTGCGTCGCCGTCTTCGGGTTCGGGCTCGCCGGCGCCGGCGTCGTCGTCGCCGCCGGGTTCGTCGGGATGACCGCGGACAGCGTCGCCGGCGCGGTCATCGAGGGCGGCGTCGTCGGCAACCAGGCCGTCAACTTCCTCGCGACGCTCTCCGGCGGCATCGCTGGCGGTGCACTCGCGCTGCTGGTCGGTCTCGCCTGA
- a CDS encoding undecaprenyl diphosphate synthase family protein, translating to MGLYDRYLALRVRRHDADAPDHVALVITERDLLEAGAYDTLAEFFGWAFDYGADRVTVYVSVLDEAAVPTLERELARVDAPREVAVRGPDDDQRADAPIQVSVGHGGKQEFATAVQSVAEAVAAGEMDPEDIDEDVVESELVFPEEPDLVIKTGAERLSDFMIWQSVYSELYFTDVNWRDFRKRDYLRAVLDYENRQRRFGR from the coding sequence GTGGGCCTCTACGACCGCTACCTCGCGTTGCGGGTGCGCCGCCACGACGCCGACGCCCCCGACCACGTCGCGCTCGTCATCACGGAGCGCGACCTCCTCGAAGCCGGCGCGTACGACACGCTCGCGGAGTTCTTCGGGTGGGCGTTCGACTACGGCGCCGACCGCGTCACCGTCTACGTGAGCGTCCTCGACGAGGCCGCCGTCCCCACCCTCGAACGCGAACTCGCGCGCGTCGACGCCCCCCGCGAGGTCGCCGTTCGCGGGCCGGACGACGACCAGCGCGCGGACGCCCCGATTCAGGTGAGCGTCGGCCACGGCGGCAAACAGGAGTTCGCGACCGCCGTCCAGAGCGTCGCCGAGGCCGTCGCCGCCGGCGAGATGGACCCCGAGGACATCGACGAAGACGTCGTCGAGTCCGAACTCGTGTTCCCCGAGGAGCCCGACCTCGTCATCAAGACCGGCGCCGAGCGCCTCTCCGACTTCATGATTTGGCAGTCCGTCTACTCGGAGCTGTACTTCACGGACGTCAACTGGCGGGACTTCCGCAAGCGGGACTACCTGCGCGCGGTGTTAGACTACGAAAACAGACAGCGGCGGTTCGGGCGCTAG
- the uppS gene encoding polyprenyl diphosphate synthase, whose translation MRDWLRSALNAGYERVLRREVDGAPAHVAVIQDGNRRYARQRGEDATQGYQSGAQTTEQVLDWCAELGVEELTLYAFSTENFERPEEQQQHLFDLLEEKLTEFADADRVHDQRVRIRAIGDTDRLPERVQDAVEYAESRTAGYDGFALNVALAYGGRAELLGAARGVAEAVADGDLAPGDVDLEDIESRLHTSPVQDVDLIIRTGGDERTSNFLPWHANGSEAAVFFCTPYWPEFSKVDFLRAVRTYESREASWRRTRAERALALVRALGTEVSEARRVLDRFKSTLPEPPEDVEAEGQSAD comes from the coding sequence ATGCGAGACTGGCTCCGCTCGGCGCTGAACGCCGGCTACGAGCGCGTCCTCCGCCGCGAGGTCGACGGCGCGCCCGCGCACGTCGCCGTCATCCAGGACGGCAACCGCCGGTACGCCCGCCAGCGCGGCGAGGACGCCACGCAGGGCTACCAGTCCGGCGCCCAGACCACCGAACAGGTGCTGGACTGGTGCGCGGAGCTGGGCGTCGAGGAGCTGACGCTGTACGCGTTCTCCACGGAGAACTTCGAGCGCCCCGAGGAACAGCAACAGCACCTCTTCGACCTCCTCGAGGAGAAGCTCACGGAGTTCGCGGACGCCGACCGCGTCCACGACCAGCGCGTCCGCATTCGCGCCATCGGCGACACCGACCGCCTCCCCGAGCGCGTGCAGGACGCCGTCGAGTACGCCGAATCCCGGACTGCCGGCTACGACGGCTTCGCGTTGAACGTCGCGCTCGCGTACGGCGGCCGCGCGGAACTGCTCGGCGCCGCACGCGGCGTCGCAGAGGCCGTCGCCGACGGCGACCTCGCGCCCGGGGACGTGGACCTCGAAGACATCGAGTCGCGGCTCCACACCAGCCCCGTGCAGGACGTCGACCTCATCATCCGCACCGGCGGCGACGAACGCACGTCGAACTTCCTGCCGTGGCACGCCAACGGCAGCGAGGCCGCCGTGTTCTTCTGCACGCCGTACTGGCCGGAGTTCTCGAAAGTCGACTTCCTGCGCGCGGTGCGCACCTACGAGTCCCGGGAGGCGTCGTGGCGGCGGACGCGAGCGGAGCGCGCGCTCGCGCTCGTTCGCGCGCTCGGCACCGAAGTCAGCGAGGCGCGGCGCGTCCTCGACCGGTTCAAGAGCACGCTCCCCGAGCCGCCCGAGGACGTCGAGGCGGAGGGGCAGTCAGCGGACTGA
- a CDS encoding DUF5778 family protein produces the protein MSETVNEDLYRDTMELLRPGDIELAGAVVHTSYDSSAESMLHQLTLDAGDAVAERADVGDTYVYSGNDSDEFGVNQHQGLTLDGDEFVWECQQLLREGTFDLVLYWKATGEHDALVEDIEGLDGVERVVGITEDGFDA, from the coding sequence ATGAGCGAGACGGTCAACGAGGACCTCTACCGGGACACGATGGAACTCCTGCGGCCCGGCGACATCGAGCTCGCCGGCGCGGTCGTCCACACGAGCTACGACTCCAGCGCGGAGAGCATGCTCCACCAGCTCACCCTCGACGCCGGCGACGCGGTGGCCGAGCGCGCCGACGTCGGCGACACGTACGTCTACTCGGGCAACGACAGCGACGAGTTCGGCGTGAACCAGCACCAGGGCTTGACGCTGGACGGCGACGAGTTCGTCTGGGAGTGCCAGCAGCTGCTCCGCGAGGGCACGTTCGACCTCGTGCTGTACTGGAAGGCGACCGGCGAGCACGACGCGCTCGTCGAGGACATCGAGGGCCTCGACGGCGTCGAGCGCGTGGTCGGCATTACCGAGGACGGCTTCGACGCGTAA
- the ahbB gene encoding siroheme decarboxylase subunit beta yields the protein MDIADLDDRDRAVLNAFQGGFPVVHRPFEPAAHALRSRGVDIDPAGLLDRVRRLDDEDVLTRFGALINAEEIGGSASLVAMHAPEDEFEEIAETVNGFREVAHNYEREHPHLNMWFVVSVAEDESVEDVLADIEEETGQETYNLPKQQEFRVEAKFLVDGPIADGDVDLSHLGPTPDPTDRDTLTPAERDLVLEVQDGLPVVETPYQAVAEAIGQETDWVVETLRRFNEEGKVRRVGVIPNHYSLGYTENGMTVWDVPDDLVEEVGPAVASLDFVTHCYERPRHDGVWEYNFFAMTHGRSGEESQQRIEQVRDVMADYWDVGEDDWDTLFSTRILKKTGIRLAERADANTA from the coding sequence ATGGATATCGCGGACCTCGACGACCGGGACCGCGCGGTACTGAACGCGTTTCAGGGGGGGTTCCCGGTCGTGCATCGGCCGTTCGAGCCGGCGGCGCACGCGCTCCGGTCGCGGGGCGTGGACATCGACCCGGCGGGCTTGCTCGACCGCGTCCGCCGCCTCGACGACGAGGACGTGCTGACGCGGTTCGGCGCGCTCATCAACGCCGAGGAAATCGGCGGGAGCGCGTCGCTGGTGGCGATGCACGCGCCCGAGGACGAGTTCGAAGAAATCGCGGAGACGGTCAACGGGTTCCGAGAGGTCGCGCACAACTACGAGCGCGAGCACCCGCACCTGAACATGTGGTTCGTCGTGTCGGTCGCCGAGGACGAATCCGTCGAGGACGTGCTCGCGGACATCGAGGAGGAGACCGGACAGGAGACGTACAACCTCCCGAAGCAACAGGAGTTCCGCGTGGAGGCGAAGTTCCTCGTGGACGGCCCGATTGCGGACGGCGACGTGGACCTCTCGCACCTCGGGCCGACGCCGGACCCGACCGACCGCGACACGCTGACGCCCGCCGAGCGCGACCTCGTGCTTGAGGTGCAGGACGGCCTCCCGGTCGTGGAGACGCCGTATCAGGCGGTCGCGGAGGCAATCGGCCAGGAGACCGACTGGGTCGTGGAGACGCTGCGGCGGTTCAACGAGGAGGGGAAGGTCCGCCGGGTCGGCGTCATCCCGAACCACTACTCGCTGGGGTACACGGAGAACGGGATGACCGTCTGGGACGTCCCCGACGACCTCGTCGAGGAGGTCGGCCCCGCGGTGGCGAGTCTGGACTTCGTGACGCACTGCTACGAGCGCCCGCGCCACGACGGCGTCTGGGAGTACAACTTCTTCGCGATGACACACGGCCGCAGCGGGGAGGAGAGCCAGCAGCGCATCGAGCAGGTCCGGGACGTGATGGCCGACTACTGGGACGTCGGCGAGGACGACTGGGACACGCTGTTCTCCACGCGCATCCTGAAGAAGACGGGCATCCGGCTGGCCGAGCGCGCGGACGCGAACACCGCATGA
- a CDS encoding precorrin-2 dehydrogenase/sirohydrochlorin ferrochelatase family protein, producing MIPLFHDFEGETVLVVGGGPVGARKARKFAREADVVVLSPEFADADFGAAERVQAAPGSEDAADWVARADPALVVAATDDADVNDAFAGAAREAGALVNRADESGGRDADSVVVPATIRDDPVAVAVSTGGASPALSKYLREQLEDELAGAGGMADLTASLRAELKAADVPPETRRDAVRAVVRSGPVWKALRTGGTNARQTADDVVAGVVGNTEWST from the coding sequence GTGATTCCGCTGTTCCACGACTTCGAGGGGGAGACGGTGCTGGTCGTCGGCGGCGGGCCGGTGGGCGCGCGGAAGGCCCGGAAGTTCGCCCGCGAGGCCGACGTGGTCGTGTTGAGTCCCGAGTTCGCGGACGCGGACTTCGGTGCCGCCGAGCGCGTGCAGGCCGCGCCCGGGTCCGAGGACGCCGCCGACTGGGTGGCGCGGGCGGACCCGGCGCTGGTGGTCGCGGCGACCGACGACGCCGACGTGAACGACGCGTTCGCGGGCGCGGCGCGGGAGGCCGGCGCGCTCGTGAATCGCGCGGACGAGTCCGGCGGCAGGGACGCCGACAGCGTGGTCGTACCGGCGACGATTCGCGACGACCCGGTCGCGGTCGCGGTCTCGACGGGCGGCGCCAGTCCCGCGCTCTCGAAGTACCTCCGCGAACAGCTGGAGGACGAGCTGGCGGGCGCGGGCGGTATGGCGGACCTAACCGCGTCGCTGCGCGCGGAGCTGAAGGCCGCCGACGTCCCGCCCGAGACGCGCCGAGATGCAGTCAGAGCGGTGGTACGTTCGGGGCCGGTTTGGAAGGCTTTACGTACTGGTGGGACAAACGCCCGGCAAACAGCCGACGACGTCGTCGCAGGCGTCGTGGGGAACACAGAGTGGTCCACGTGA
- the hemA gene encoding glutamyl-tRNA reductase: protein MNGNTGVVSGVRVSHESASLSELEAASADSEADALDALLVEPAVEEAFVIQTCHRSEAYVVADEPRDGRRALAAAGFDPATEGAVAMGHEESLRHLLRVAAGLESLVVGEDQILGQVRDAYDTAQDAGAIGHVLRQAVTKAIHVGERARTETAINEGVTSLGSAAVRLVEDEVDVDGATALVVGAGEMGALAAKAFASSGVERVVVANRTPARADRVADAVDADAETASLAEAADHAADADVVVTATSSPDYVLDEDALSAAGETVVVDLARPRDVAPDAATLDAVSVHDLDDLHAVTESTREQREDAAREVESMLEAEFQRLLAQYKRKRADEVIARMYESADRLKAREVSTAVSKLEAAGGEVSEEEREVLESMADALVSQLLAAPTKSLRDAAEEDDWSTIATALELFDPDFEDGMPFDAPAGEATPAESED from the coding sequence GTGAACGGAAACACAGGCGTCGTCTCGGGCGTGCGCGTCTCCCACGAGTCGGCCTCCCTCTCGGAGCTGGAGGCCGCGAGTGCGGACAGCGAAGCGGACGCGCTCGACGCGCTGCTCGTCGAGCCGGCCGTCGAGGAAGCGTTCGTGATTCAGACGTGCCACCGCTCGGAGGCGTACGTCGTCGCTGACGAACCGAGGGACGGCCGCCGCGCGCTCGCCGCCGCCGGCTTCGACCCGGCCACGGAGGGCGCCGTCGCGATGGGGCACGAGGAGAGCCTGCGCCACCTGCTCCGAGTGGCCGCCGGCCTCGAATCGCTCGTGGTGGGCGAGGACCAGATTCTCGGGCAGGTGCGGGACGCCTACGACACCGCGCAGGACGCCGGCGCAATCGGGCACGTCCTCCGGCAGGCGGTGACGAAAGCCATCCACGTCGGCGAGCGCGCGCGAACCGAGACCGCCATCAACGAGGGCGTCACGTCGCTGGGGAGCGCGGCGGTCCGCCTCGTCGAGGACGAAGTGGACGTCGACGGGGCGACCGCGCTGGTCGTCGGCGCGGGCGAGATGGGCGCGCTCGCGGCGAAGGCGTTCGCGAGTTCGGGCGTCGAGCGCGTCGTCGTCGCGAACCGGACGCCCGCTCGCGCCGACCGGGTCGCCGACGCCGTGGACGCCGACGCCGAAACCGCGTCGCTGGCGGAGGCCGCCGACCACGCCGCGGACGCGGACGTCGTGGTCACTGCGACCAGCAGCCCCGACTACGTGCTGGACGAGGACGCGCTGTCGGCCGCCGGCGAGACGGTCGTCGTTGACCTCGCGCGGCCGCGGGACGTCGCGCCCGACGCGGCGACGCTGGACGCGGTCTCCGTCCACGACCTCGACGACCTCCACGCGGTCACGGAGTCCACGCGCGAGCAGCGCGAGGACGCCGCTCGCGAGGTCGAGTCGATGCTGGAGGCGGAGTTCCAGCGGCTGCTCGCCCAGTACAAGCGCAAGCGCGCCGACGAGGTCATCGCGCGCATGTACGAGAGCGCCGACCGCCTGAAGGCCCGCGAGGTCTCGACGGCGGTCTCGAAGCTGGAGGCCGCGGGCGGCGAGGTCTCCGAGGAAGAGCGCGAAGTCTTGGAGTCGATGGCGGACGCGCTGGTCAGCCAGCTGCTGGCGGCGCCGACGAAGAGCCTGCGGGACGCCGCCGAGGAGGACGACTGGTCGACCATCGCGACCGCACTCGAACTGTTCGACCCGGACTTCGAGGACGGGATGCCGTTCGACGCGCCCGCCGGCGAGGCGACGCCCGCCGAGTCCGAGGACTAA
- a CDS encoding 4a-hydroxytetrahydrobiopterin dehydratase, producing MAELLSDDEVEERVPEGWEREGDEIVRTYEFDDYLKGVAFASEVGELAEEQFHHPEIRIRYEEVEVRFTSHEAGGITTQDVELAERCDRLR from the coding sequence ATGGCAGAACTCCTCTCCGACGACGAGGTCGAGGAACGAGTCCCCGAGGGCTGGGAGCGCGAGGGCGACGAAATCGTGCGCACGTACGAGTTCGACGACTACCTGAAGGGCGTGGCGTTCGCCTCCGAGGTCGGGGAACTCGCGGAGGAGCAGTTCCACCACCCCGAGATTCGGATTCGCTACGAGGAAGTGGAGGTGCGGTTCACGAGCCACGAGGCGGGCGGCATCACGACGCAGGACGTCGAACTCGCGGAGCGCTGCGACCGCCTCCGGTAG
- the lwrS gene encoding LWR-salt protein has protein sequence MDAQYAFAVRFRLDPDYEVRVEPQVFETRMERVAAEPGEPGWLFFRDNLWRGEIGDRDHFRELTADALGVPVDSVEYRALETDREYYDALKEEVAAHLDLFKADSTAEVLNKYLGSSVEVTD, from the coding sequence ATGGACGCGCAGTACGCCTTCGCGGTGCGGTTCCGCCTCGACCCCGACTACGAGGTGCGCGTCGAGCCGCAGGTCTTCGAGACGCGGATGGAGCGCGTCGCCGCCGAGCCCGGCGAGCCCGGCTGGCTGTTCTTCCGGGACAACCTCTGGCGCGGCGAAATCGGCGACCGCGACCACTTTCGCGAGCTGACGGCGGACGCGCTCGGCGTGCCGGTGGACTCCGTGGAGTACCGCGCGCTGGAGACCGACCGCGAGTACTACGACGCGCTCAAAGAGGAGGTCGCCGCGCACCTCGACCTGTTCAAGGCCGACAGCACGGCCGAGGTGCTGAACAAGTACCTCGGCAGTTCGGTGGAAGTGACGGACTGA
- a CDS encoding HAD family hydrolase yields MQPADYDVWLFDLDGTLVDTEWSYTREVFDRVGDRVGHEFSDYQAEVLWHGLGGSRDAQLREWGFEPSAFWDAFHDVEDPAARAEATYLHEDAARVADLDRPTGVVTHCAEFLTEPVMDSLDIGDWFDVVVCCDDDTGWKPDPRPIELALDGLDAGPNHDGVYVGDAESDVGAARNAGLDGVHVERHDPHKRGHCVLGDHRVESFDDLFLAPRSAD; encoded by the coding sequence ATGCAGCCCGCCGACTACGACGTCTGGCTGTTCGACCTCGACGGCACGCTCGTGGACACCGAGTGGTCGTACACCCGCGAGGTGTTCGACCGCGTCGGCGACCGGGTCGGCCACGAGTTCTCGGACTACCAGGCGGAGGTGCTGTGGCACGGTCTGGGTGGCTCGCGGGACGCCCAGCTCCGCGAGTGGGGGTTCGAGCCGTCGGCGTTCTGGGACGCGTTCCACGACGTCGAGGACCCGGCGGCGCGCGCGGAGGCGACGTACCTCCACGAGGACGCCGCGCGGGTCGCGGACCTCGACCGGCCCACGGGCGTCGTCACCCACTGCGCGGAGTTCCTCACCGAGCCGGTGATGGACAGCCTCGACATCGGCGACTGGTTCGACGTCGTGGTCTGCTGTGACGACGACACCGGGTGGAAGCCCGACCCGCGCCCCATCGAACTCGCGCTCGACGGCCTCGACGCGGGCCCGAACCACGACGGCGTCTACGTCGGGGACGCCGAGAGCGACGTGGGCGCCGCCCGGAACGCCGGGCTGGACGGCGTCCACGTCGAGCGCCACGACCCGCACAAGCGCGGGCACTGCGTGCTCGGCGACCACCGCGTCGAGTCCTTCGATGACCTCTTCCTCGCGCCCCGGAGCGCGGACTAG
- a CDS encoding molybdopterin biosynthesis protein, translating into MSDRKQFRDLASPEEAREVIDGLDLSPGVERVDLDDADGRVLADRVDARLDVPGFDRAKVDGYALRAADTFGASETDPVEVECVGDIHAGSEPDVSVDEGTCAEISTGAPVPPGADAVVMVERTARDEDTVTVRTSLAPGDGVMVAGADVAAGDRVLGPGTLLTSREIGLLAALGMETVPVRAKPRVGIVSTGDELVRPGGEVSHRAGQIYDVNSYSIAAAVRDAGGEPVLYPHAGDDYEELERVLRDAADDCDLVLSSGSTSASAVDVVYQVVEERGDLLLHGVSVKPGKPMLLGEMGGSAYVGLPGYPVSALTIFRTFVAPKIRDAAGLPEPRSATVEGTMAVRERYGEGRTRLMPAALVESGDGETLVYPVDKGSGATTSLVEADGTVTVDADTEYLDEGETVEVELFSPDVRPPSVFAVGERDPGFDRVLDRLSNPRFLGLGSREGARRLRNGVPDVAVTTDNRGEGEELASWTREWGLVVPAGNPLAVSGIADLVDADVTLSNRTGASGLRDAFDDALAELADERDSNRRTLAEDIDGYERETKGTESPARAVLEGNADAGLALRATADRLGLEFVPLGEQTVRALANPERVEKRGVKELADVLADVEDVLADLAGYEA; encoded by the coding sequence ATGAGCGACCGCAAGCAGTTCCGCGACCTCGCCAGCCCCGAGGAAGCCCGCGAGGTCATCGACGGCCTCGACCTGTCGCCGGGCGTCGAACGCGTGGACTTGGACGACGCCGACGGCCGCGTGCTCGCGGACCGCGTGGACGCCCGCCTCGACGTGCCGGGGTTCGACCGCGCGAAGGTCGACGGCTACGCGCTCCGCGCGGCGGACACGTTCGGCGCGAGCGAGACCGACCCCGTGGAAGTGGAGTGCGTCGGCGACATCCACGCGGGCAGCGAGCCCGACGTCAGCGTCGACGAAGGGACCTGCGCCGAAATTTCGACCGGCGCGCCCGTGCCGCCCGGCGCGGACGCCGTGGTGATGGTCGAACGCACCGCGCGCGACGAGGACACCGTGACCGTCCGCACATCGCTCGCGCCCGGCGACGGCGTGATGGTGGCGGGCGCGGACGTGGCGGCGGGCGACCGCGTGCTCGGCCCGGGAACGTTGCTCACGTCCCGGGAAATCGGCCTGCTCGCGGCGCTCGGGATGGAGACGGTGCCGGTGCGCGCGAAGCCTCGTGTGGGCATCGTCTCCACCGGGGACGAACTGGTGCGTCCGGGCGGCGAGGTGAGCCACCGCGCGGGCCAGATTTACGACGTGAACAGCTACTCCATCGCTGCTGCCGTGCGGGACGCGGGCGGCGAGCCCGTACTGTACCCCCACGCGGGCGACGACTACGAGGAACTGGAGCGCGTGCTGCGGGACGCCGCCGACGACTGCGACCTCGTGCTCTCCTCCGGTTCGACCTCCGCGAGCGCCGTCGACGTGGTGTATCAGGTCGTCGAGGAGCGCGGCGACCTCCTCCTGCACGGCGTCAGCGTCAAGCCCGGGAAGCCGATGCTCCTCGGCGAGATGGGGGGTTCGGCGTACGTCGGACTGCCGGGCTACCCGGTGTCCGCGCTCACTATCTTCCGGACGTTCGTCGCGCCGAAGATTCGGGACGCCGCCGGCCTCCCGGAGCCGCGCTCGGCGACCGTGGAGGGGACGATGGCGGTCCGCGAGCGCTACGGCGAGGGCCGCACGCGCCTGATGCCCGCGGCGCTCGTGGAATCCGGGGACGGCGAGACGCTCGTCTACCCCGTGGACAAGGGCTCGGGCGCGACGACGAGCCTCGTGGAAGCCGACGGCACCGTGACTGTCGATGCGGACACGGAGTACCTCGACGAGGGCGAGACCGTCGAAGTGGAGCTGTTCTCGCCGGACGTCCGCCCGCCGTCGGTGTTCGCGGTCGGCGAGCGCGACCCCGGCTTCGACCGCGTGCTCGACCGCCTCTCGAACCCGCGATTCCTCGGACTCGGCTCCCGCGAGGGCGCGCGCCGCCTCCGCAACGGCGTGCCGGACGTCGCTGTAACGACTGACAATAGAGGCGAGGGCGAGGAACTCGCGTCGTGGACGCGCGAGTGGGGGCTCGTCGTCCCTGCCGGCAACCCGCTCGCCGTCTCCGGTATCGCGGACCTCGTAGACGCGGACGTGACGCTGTCGAACCGCACCGGTGCGAGCGGGCTGCGCGACGCGTTCGACGACGCGCTCGCCGAATTGGCCGACGAGCGCGACAGCAACCGCCGCACACTCGCCGAGGACATCGACGGCTACGAGCGAGAGACGAAAGGCACGGAGAGCCCGGCGCGAGCAGTGCTGGAGGGCAACGCAGACGCCGGCCTCGCGCTGCGCGCGACCGCGGACCGCCTCGGCCTCGAATTCGTGCCGCTGGGCGAGCAGACGGTGCGCGCGCTCGCGAACCCCGAGCGCGTCGAGAAACGCGGCGTGAAGGAACTCGCGGACGTGCTCGCCGACGTGGAGGACGTGCTCGCGGACCTCGCGGGCTACGAGGCCTAG